From a region of the Chitinophaga caseinilytica genome:
- a CDS encoding PorP/SprF family type IX secretion system membrane protein, which yields MKNKIFVALLAVCGCLQQTAKAQVDPHFSQYYAYPLFLNPAMAGVIDGDWRLTGNYRNQWSNFGDPFSTGGVSFDAPTGKNLGLGITALNMKAGSAGFNYFNAMATVSYSGVKMGRNQTTQLVAGVQAGVISRRIDQSKFQMGSQYNPVSGFDPNIPTGESLRATSSTVFDANVGLLLFDGNPNHKFNPFIGIAGAHLTQPQDPFVAENDETKSLPIRYTVHGGSRIKVSEMIGLTPHALYMRQGNAEETVVGVYSQVRVNLDFDLLIGANYRLKDAVIPFAGFHYKNFTLGLSYDANASNLRKLASGSNAFEVSLSFIGRKRRILQPEYFICPRL from the coding sequence AACAGCCAAAGCGCAGGTAGACCCTCACTTTTCCCAGTATTACGCGTATCCGCTGTTCCTCAACCCGGCCATGGCGGGCGTGATCGATGGCGATTGGCGGCTGACCGGGAACTATCGCAACCAGTGGTCGAACTTCGGGGACCCGTTCTCCACCGGCGGTGTTTCATTCGACGCGCCCACCGGCAAGAACCTCGGCCTGGGCATCACCGCCCTCAACATGAAAGCCGGCTCCGCGGGATTTAATTACTTCAACGCCATGGCTACCGTTTCGTACAGCGGTGTAAAAATGGGCCGGAACCAAACCACGCAACTCGTGGCGGGCGTTCAGGCGGGTGTGATCAGCCGGCGGATCGATCAGTCCAAATTCCAGATGGGCAGCCAGTACAACCCGGTGAGCGGCTTCGATCCGAACATCCCCACCGGCGAATCGCTGCGGGCCACTTCGTCTACAGTGTTCGACGCAAACGTGGGCCTGTTGCTGTTCGACGGCAATCCCAACCACAAATTCAATCCCTTCATAGGCATTGCCGGTGCACACCTTACCCAGCCGCAAGACCCCTTCGTGGCGGAAAACGACGAAACGAAATCGTTGCCCATCCGCTACACCGTGCATGGCGGCTCCCGCATCAAAGTGTCTGAAATGATCGGCCTCACGCCCCACGCGCTGTACATGCGCCAGGGCAACGCGGAAGAAACCGTTGTGGGTGTATATTCCCAGGTCCGCGTTAACCTCGATTTCGACCTGCTCATCGGGGCTAACTATCGCTTGAAAGATGCGGTGATCCCTTTCGCAGGGTTCCATTACAAAAACTTCACGCTCGGCCTCAGCTACGATGCCAACGCGTCTAACCTCCGCAAGCTCGCCAGCGGCAGCAACGCATTCGAAGTATCGCTGTCGTTCATCGGCCGGAAACGCCGCATCCTTCAACCGGAATATTTCATCTGCCCCAGGTTATAA